The sequence below is a genomic window from Penaeus monodon isolate SGIC_2016 chromosome 14, NSTDA_Pmon_1, whole genome shotgun sequence.
TGCCTCGATTAGCTTGGGCCAAATctcctaaaaaactaaaaatgtccagggcgtctccatcctccacctgcagcgcctccgtcaggCGGTACCTTCTGCAGCGTCGCCGTCAGCGTCTCCGTCAGGATCCTCACGCCCTGGTCCACACTTGTAATATTGGTCGCGGGGACAATTTGTGGGGGTTTAGGATGATGCTGAGCGGGTGTGGGTTGCCAAAAGGAGCAGTAGGAGCGGCAGCTCACTACAATATATGGAcgcaaatcctgttattatcctcattattatcatgattatcatcattattatcgttatcatcatcattatcatcattatcatcattatcatcatcattatcatcattattgcaattattatcatcattattgcaattattgcagttataatatatatttttacaactatactaataacaactacaataatgatagtaataacaataatgataacaataataacgtttttatgataaatatttatatcattattttaattaacatcgttattactgtaattattactgttataatagttatttttgcaattatactaccagtaacaagaataataatgataataataacaataatgatattaataacaatattataacgattattatttttatattattattattttttttattattaataataaataatttttgggcaataatactaataattaaagtaacaataataataataataatgataataataataataataataataataataataaaataatataataataataataataatgaatatgataataataataatagtaataatattaataattaaatttatcaatattcacttttcatcattaNNNNNNNNNNNNNNNNNNNNNNNNNNNNNNNNNNNNNNNNNNNNNNNNNNNNNNNNNNNNNNNNNNNNNNNNNNNNNNNNNNNNNNNNNNNNNNNNNNNNttaaggaaaaaggggggggtgtgttggcCGCCTGAGAGTTAACCCCAAAAGGCTAACCCATCTCCTCCATATTTAGAAAAAGTTTCCCTCCACATccccaaaattcccaaaactcctcacaaaaaacctttttaataaccgccataaatacaataaaaatagaatgaatgaAAAACTGCACTCACAATATAAACCtttaacaaatgtaaaaaaatatatttaaaataatcacttttcaaagggagacaaaactttatgccCTTTATCTAGATTGAAGAAAAATAGGATCCTTGCTTAAAAACTTGGCCCATCCGCGGGTTTGATAgccaagaatcaaaaaaaaaaaaaaaaaaaaaagggagagattaaAAGACGAACATCTGCTACGGACTCtgctcgattgcctgtgattattgAGTGCATTCTGCAATTGCATAAGACAGACCCGGGGTCAGAGGCAGCAGATGGGATTTCACGGAAaagggagacccccccccccaaaaaaaaacccttttttactatttatttcatgttctttttttaccacaaaacccttcttttttttttttgtttttttgtttgtgtttgtgtttttgtttcttttttttttctacctatctCCTGACAGCTCTTTTTTCTGCGATTCCGGTTTTTTGCTCTTGTTCCCTTATGTTTTTTATATCACCAAATCATCtagttgtttatgttttttatgtaacaTCCCCCTTTTCGTCCCACCCATTTGAAATAGCAGCCCTTTTGTCAAATCTCACTCCCCCATTTATACTTGttataccactttattcctcATCCACATCAAAAAATCAACCCTCTCATCAAATTTTTCTCACCCCCCATCCTGTCTTCCCctaatctttttctccttctcaccccTTACCCCGTTTTATGAACTTATATCTCTCATTCGCCACTGAGCCCCCCcaacatctttctttttttttttacttttccccgttcctacaattgaaaaaaatataaaaatgaataaaaatttgaaagaaaatataaaagttaaaaaatttaaaataatctaaaaaagaggtttttatttctttttgttaaaagttttttttagtttaaaatttttttaaattaaaaaccatttgttctttgtaaaaaaaaaaaaaaaaaaaaaaaattagtaccttttttcctttctacctatcattttgaaaaaaaatcaaaatcatctaaataaaacataaaagaaataataataaaaaaataataaaaataaataaaaaatataaaaataaaataaaataaaaaaatattataaaacaaaatattttttgaaaaagaggTTTTACTTTAAAACTTTAATTCTATCCACTTTTTCTCGCCAGGGAAAACAATAGTAAACAGAAACATAACTTAtcacttacccccaccccccgatctccagacatgaaagagaaatataataatatgtataactatGCAAGGGGCTTTCGCCCCCTACTTTTTCCAATATCttacttccttaaatttcaccactataccttctccccccctcgattccttcccctctttacttaattatttattattattattattcctgcaaGCATGCGCAGTTCATACAGTAGAGTGAAAAAGTCAGAAGCTGAGCACACTCCTCTAAACTTTTATCGCAGCTTTTGTTTAAACTTTACCCAcgagaagatataatcgaaaatgGGTGAAATAATTATCAACTCCGCCTGCAGTGTGCTCTTGCAGCCCGAATCAGACTGCATTTTCAAGCTGCCTAATGCAGCCTTTGACTTCTTGATTTCTGCGAAGTGGCTGAGAAGCTGGGGCTTCAGCTTTAAACTCTGAAATAAAATCTCGATCAGAGACTATCAGATATATCTTACTTATCAGATAAGTTGGCTGTGGCTGATACCGCTATCTTGTACTAGCACCGCCTGCTGACCGGGAGGTGTAAACAGTGTGCGTGGAGCAACTGTTGGCCTGGCAGTAGGTCGACAGTAACCTGCGGTTGTGAGTCAGCCTGAATGCTAAAATTTGCTGGAGTGAGTATCGGCGGAGATGTCTCTCTTATAATTAACCACCTGGTAGTTCTCGGAGTAGCTCCCCTCACAGGTGACGTGTGAAGTGAAGACGCAGTGGCATCCTGCGGTTCTGCAGCACTGGTTGTGGCACCAGAGTCTAGTCTCAAAGTTAACCTTTCCAGTAAAACTTTTATTTCATCGTGGTccttctctttatcactctcGAGACGCTTCACCTGATTGGTTATTCCCTCAACTCCGTAACCTCATCAACTTGAAGGATCTCATCATCAGGCTGGGTCGAGAATCATCCTCAAGCTCAGGCGCAGGCTGagacttcttcctcttttccctaacCATCACAGAATATCAAACAAAGCACCaagataaacacaaaaatgaaacgtAACGACTGAAAACGGCAGAATACACAAAAACGattaaaaaccaaacaaataatgcaagaaatcaatatatatgataagagctAAAGGTTTAAAGATGGCAAATCACATTAAAGCACAAGTAAACTCAAAGTAAACGTTTAAATTGCGTACACATTGAACAATATCTTACTTTACACCAGTCTTCATTAACCTTTAACTATCACCATTGTATGCTTTGGCATAAAACTTGGAAACATTCAAGAACATCAGCACAAGAACAATTCCAAACGTCATCAATAATTAAAACACTCAATCCCACCAATTAAGCCACCATTATCCACTGTAGGGGTTATCTGTGTCTTTCCCCTAGTTTGCGGGGTCGTAGGAGTCAACGAGACCTAACCCTTCCGGTCTCCTGTTTGGGCACGAGAGTAATTGTCATTGACGTATGCCTTGTACGCTATTACACTTGGTAGCGTCTTTCTCtttcagttagaaaaaaaaatgtcttttgccCTAAGCATCcaccaaaaatatagataattcaaAGTTTGTATAATGGGTGAAACGTACAATGAAATCATCAGAGTAAAATTAAACTTATCACCTTCATagaaaacgttaaaataaattaaataaatgagacaactactactaacaattgtattatttcaTCAAAATAAGTCAAAATAAGTTGTTTTCTTCACTTCCATCATTTACTTATAATGTACTTATCgcattttatcattgccattttaaaGCCTTCAGCTATATCTACGGacggaaaaaacgaaacaaaagtcaaaacttaaaaccattattattaaaattaaatcagcaacacaccaaaaaataaaagaaacatttgaaaaacaaaagcacagcacaaatacactttttaaaaaggggcaatcttaaataaacgaataaaaatggATACACTCTAATGCTGCAGACTCACTGTGAGACTCCATAAAAtgcatgtaaaagaaaaaaaagcacaaataaaattataaaatctgaGAACAACGGCGGTTATCCGAAGGATAGCCGACCGTAGTTAACGAGCCGATGCCTGCACAACTCAAGCAAGGTGGTTGACTTCACCTTATTTTTTGCAAACGAGGTCGTGCGCCAGATGTTCGGGCATCTAGACTCATTTCCTCGTTAAACGTCGTCTGTCTTCTCTAAATGTTTccctaaaaatacaaatttatctgTAGATTGCcgtgttttttgaaaattaaaggaggttcaatgaggaaaaatatacacaaaataatatcaacactCAAAGAACggaacaaatacacataaattcaaataaacgataaaaattattttcgtgggctagctgaggggtttggcgccaCATGTCCGTTGAAGATTTTCCCTCTAccttgtccgtcgccatcttgATATCACCGTATCTACGAGGGCGACCCACTGACGTTATCCTCGCAGGCCTCGAGAGGACATCGGGACGTCGTTGCCTTGGATATCTCGTAGtgtgtggcccccccccccccccgtgttacaagtgtgtgttcaccccccgtgttactggtgtgtgttcacccccgtgtgttactagtgtgtgttcaccccccgtgttactagtgtgtattCCTCCCCCATTTTACTAGTGTCGTTCAcaccccgtgttactagtgtttGTTCATCCCTCATGTATCATAGATTTTGGAGTTCCGCACATCGGAACCCCAACCATCAGCTTCGTTTCGTATATCTtactagtaaaataaataaatgaaaaagcgcttgaatcatacacacacgcacacacacgcacacacacacacacacacacacacaacacacacaccacacataaaatatatatatataataatatatatatatatatatatatatatatatgtgtgtgtgtgtgtgtgtgtgtgtgtgtgtgtgtgttttgtgtgtgtgtgtgtgtgtgtgtgtgtgtgtatgacccgTATTCATGTTTGACAGCTGTataatggtatgaatgagaacgaatatcttcacaatacaagggaatTATggacggtttcgattatatcttcaaaaCTGGTcaaatatatctattgtattgtgaagatataattctcattcataccttttctacgtgtatatatgtatatatatatatattatatattatataatatatatagatatataatatatactatatatatatatatatatatacatatatatattacatatatatatatataatatatatatatattattatattatacttatatatacacataattatgtatttatatatacatcaaatatattagtgtgtgtttactcccacacaccacacacccacacccacacccacacacccacacacacaacaccacccacccacaaccacacacaccacacacacacacacacaccaccacaacacaagtCAACTAACAGTGTTCCAATATTCGGTATTTTTGAAATTCGCTCCTGTTTACGTTTAACAAGGATggccaaaaaaaagtatatttcaaTAATAACACTCTTAAGACTCTTATAAAGACTTTTTGGATTATACAATTAATTTAACCACAAGACAGTATGAAGTATTTTTTTCTGGGAGTCCTGGGATAGGTGCTGTTCTTTTGTGTGTCGAAGAAAAGGTCTTATGTTTTAAGTAATTCTGAGAGTGTTTTAGGAGTGACACTTCTAAAAGATTAGCGTTACACCCGTAGACTCCACGTTAAACAATTTTTTCCCTTGTCGATAATCCCACTGAGAAATATGAACACCACGTTACCACGTTTTAAGGactgaaaggaaaatagagatgcCAGACATGACAGTGTGAGTGGAATGGATATTCCCAAGAAAGgtatttttcaaaaaggggaataGTTTCGGTGTCAAAGAAAATTATGGACATAGACATTCTACAGCAGCTGCTGTACAGGCGCTTCTATATTTGACAAGGAGCATAAAAAGTGGATAGAAACAAATATTAGGTTACATACCGTCGAAAATGAAGCTTAAGAAATTCTTTGCATAATTAGAAACCACTCTTAAAGTGATGATAGAGTGTACATAAAGCTTATAGTATATGACCATTATGAATAGGAAATTGATTCGATATATTTGTGgaaaatgtatgttttaaatatagcAAGACAAAAGTTCGCTGAAAGAATGAAACCTAAGCTAAACTATGATAATGCCGAATAACAAACAGGCTCTCGAACCAGAAACAAGTACGTGATATCAAATTCTGAATTTAAAAATAGTCACTGAAAAGAACAAAGAGCATAACAACgacttattcttttgttttatcgaTTATAAAAGAAGACATTCGATACAGATGAGCTTAACATCCTTTGGAATAATATGAATAAGTTTTCTTGCACATCTGCATCCTTTCACCCCATCTTTTTACTCTAAACCTTTCACGAGAAacgctctagagaattttgatgagAACTTAAGATACTCTGACGATTTAGTCCTTATTACTGGTAGCATGTAAGTATTACAAGAACTagtgaaaagagtaaaagaaaaaaagtgagctgGTTGGTATCTTAATCTCAAtaagactaagatcatgaagatccaAAGACGCACACCGACA
It includes:
- the LOC119581244 gene encoding uncharacterized protein LOC119581244 (The sequence of the model RefSeq protein was modified relative to this genomic sequence to represent the inferred CDS: added 116 bases not found in genome assembly), with the protein product MSRASPSSTCSASVRRYLLQRRRQRLRQDPHALVHTCNIGRGDNLWGFRMMLSGCGLPKGAVGAAAHYTSPNVGFRNFPYPTLLNGPLEVRVPDACVSWWFCPRPSK